The following are encoded together in the Fusarium keratoplasticum isolate Fu6.1 chromosome 1, whole genome shotgun sequence genome:
- a CDS encoding Multiple RNA-binding domain-containing protein 1: protein MASSRIFIKGLPPNISEAEFRKHFSAKGREITDVKLIPQRRIGYVGYKTSDDATKAVKYFNKSYIRMSKIAVETARPISDPALLKGQNASHSKHASAGTGTGTTTKGTERPIVKDSDASSKKRKRDEPQTADPKLREFLQVMKTGGEGALEDATNAHQADGASAIPAAAVPEEDSDDEYEQIPTRREKQRRIEAPEKAPTSESLAPRPKETPGPADVQMQTPADEETAESSETKQPDLEHSAVVAEDDDWLRSRTNRLLDLVDPDELERTPAQGPVVKETGHTEGGDVVNSPQANPSDEDEMTAEEPTIEPSGGEPPKDDSLEAIRRTSRLFVRNLPYSATEEDLRETFEGFGTLEEVHLPANKSGTSKGFALVLFSDPSGAVEAFQAMDGATFQGRILHIIPASAKRDTGLDEFAISKLPLKKQNMIRKKQEASASTFNWNALYMSQDAVNASVADRLGVSKSEMLDPTSADAAVKQAIAETSVIQETKAYFAANGVDLEAFKSKKRGDTAILVKNFPYGTTIDELRKLFEESGPVLRVLMPPSGTIAIVQFTQPNHAKSAFGKLAYRRIGDSVLFLEKAPSDIFRGGDQLDQAVSLKDRPAPTVQNLSVNDLLSRGDKPEDDVDTTSLFVRNLNFSTSTTRLAETFQSLDGFVSARVKTKMDPKKPGQTLSMGFGFVEFRTKSQAQAALKVMDGHVLDDHALAVKASHKGHDAAEERRREDKAKRAAGQRTKIIIKNLPFQATKKDIRSLFGTYGQLRSVRLPKKADYTPRGFAFADFVTPREAENALNALRDTHLLGRKLVLDFAEAEAVDAEEEIAKMQKKVGGQVNKVALQQLTGRGRTRVNIGNENDEMEG from the exons ATGGCCTCATCAAGGATCTTCATCAAGGGTTTGCCACCCAACATctccgaggccgagttccGGAAGCACTTCTCCGCCAAGGGTCGCGAGATTACCGATGTCAAGCTGATTCCCCAGCGACGTATTGGCTACGTCGGCTACAAGACCTCGGACGATGCGACCAAGGCAGTCAAGTACTTCAACAAGTCTTACATTCGCATGTCCAAGATCGCCGTTGAGACAGCTAGACCT ATCTCAGACCCCGCCCTGCTCAAAGGCCAGAACGCCTCGCATTCCAAACATGCGTCggcaggcacaggcacaggcaccaccaccaagggcACGGAGCGTCCGATCGTGAAGGACTCGGACGCGAGCTCGAAGAAGCGAAAGCGAGATGAGCCTCAGACGGCGGATCCCAAGTTGCGCGAGTTCCTCCAGGTCATGAAGACCGGCGGAGAGGGCGCGTTGGAAGATGCTACCAACGCCCACCAGGCTGACGGCGCCTCTGCGATACCAGCCGCCGCCGTTCCCGAGGAGGACAGTGACGACGAGTACGAGCAGATCCCGACTCGAAGGGAGAAGCAGCGCAGGATAGAGGCGCCGGAGAAGGCCCCAACCTCGGAGTCTCTAGCACCGCGCCCGAAAGAAACACCCGGCCCCGCCGATGTACAGATGCAAACTCCTGCAGATGAAGAGACAGCCGAGTCATCAGAGACCAAACAACCAGATCTGGAACATTCGGCAGTAGTtgcagaggatgacgacTGGCTGCGTTCACGTACCAACAGGTTGCTGGACCTTGTTGATCCCGATGAACTGGAACGAACGCCTGCGCAAGGGCCTGTTGTCAAAGAGACTGGTCATACCGAGGGAGGCGACGTCGTCAACAGTCCCCAGGCCAACCcctcggatgaggatgagatgacAGCTGAAGAGCCTACGATCGAGCCATCGGGGGGTGAGCCGCCGAAAGACGACTCACTTGAGGCGATCCGCCGAACGTCTCGGCTCTTTGTCCGGAACCTCCCCTATAGTGccaccgaggaggatctCCGCGAGACCTTTGAAGGGTTCGGCACACTTGAAGAG GTCCATCTACCCGCCAACAAGTCAGGTACCAGCAAGGGGTTTGCCCTGGTGCTGTTCAGTGACCCGTCGGGAGCGGTTGAAGCATTCCAAGCCATGGATGGGGCGACGTTTCAGGGGCGTATCCTCCACATCATTCCTGCCAGTGCAAAGAGAGACACAGGGTTGGACGAGTttgccatctccaagctccctctcaagaagcagaacaTGATTCGGAAGAAACAAGAAGCATCTGCCAGCACCTTCAACTGGAATGCGCTCTACATGAGCCAGGACGCCGTCAACGCGTCGGTCGCAGACCGTCTTGGTGTTTCAAAATCCGAGATGCTCGACCCTACCTCTGCTGATGCGGCCGTCAAGCAGGCTATCGCAGAGACGAGCGTCATCCAAGAGACCAAAGCCTATTTCGCCGCTAACGGGGTGGACCTGGAGGCTTTCAAGTCAAAGAAGCGGGGCGACACGGCCATCTTGGTCAAGAACTTCCCCTATGGGACGACGATCGACGAGCTCCGTAAGCTGTTCGAGGAGTCTGGGCCCGTGCTGAGAGTTTTGATGCCTCCTAGCGGAACAATCGCCATTGTGCAGTTCACGCAGCCTAATCACGCCAAGTCCGCTTTTGGGAAGCTTGCGTATCGCCGGATTGGAGATAGCGTCctcttcttggagaaggcgCCAAGTGACATCTTCAGAGGCGGCGACCAACTGGATCAAGCCGTGTCCCTAAAGGATCGTCCAGCTCCGACGGTCCAAAACCTTAGTGTGAACGACCTGCTGTCACGCGGTGATAAGCCGGAGGACGACGTGGATACGACGTCGCTGTTTGTGCGGAATTTAAACTTTTCGACGTCGACCACCAGGCTTGCCGAAACTTTTCAGTCCCTCGACGGATTCGTCTCGGCCAGggtcaagaccaagatggatcccaagaagccaggcCAGACGCTTAGCATGGGGTTCGGCTTTGTCGAGTTCCGGACAAAGAGCCAAGCGCAGGCTGCACTCAAAGTCATGGACGGCCATGTTCTGGACGATCACGCGCTTGCCGTCAAGGCATCGCACAAGGGGCATGACGCAGCTGAGGAGAGACGGCGagaggacaaggccaagagggCCGCAGGACAGCGCAcaaagatcatcatcaagaacctgCCTTTCCAAGCCACCAAGAAGGACATCAGGTCTCTGTTTGGGACGTACGGCCAGCTCAGATCGGTACGCCTTCCTAAGAAGGCTGACTATACCCCAAGGGGTTTTGCCTTTGCCGACTTTGTCACTCCCCGCGAAGCCGAGAACGCGCTAAATGCGTTGAGGGACACCCACTTGCTGGGCCGCAAACTTGTCTTGGACTTTGCGGAGGCAGAGGCAgtcgacgccgaggaggagatcgcAAAGATGCAGAAGAAGGTAGGGGGCCAGGTCAACAAGGTCGCCCTCCAGCAGTTGACTGGACGAGGGAGGACGCGGGTCAATATTGGCAACGAGaacgacgagatggagggttGA